Within the Gadus chalcogrammus isolate NIFS_2021 chromosome 15, NIFS_Gcha_1.0, whole genome shotgun sequence genome, the region TAATGCTGTGTGTGACAGGACGACACAGAGTGAGCGTGGTACTCCCATGTCATTCCAGTTAACTTTACTTCGTGTAAGAACACGAAACATGTCCCTGCtgatacatttaattaaaaataatacaaatgtattggAGACTACTGAGTCAACTTTATCAGTGCAGATAAGTGCAGAAAAAACATATAGGTTACCATGGGCTGCTGTGGTGAGGCCATCTCAACAGAAAACAATGTAAGCGAAATCttctattccttttttttttttaaagacccTGTGCAATTCCAACAGGCCTATCTGTTCCGGACGTTGTACAACAACCACACCGAGCCCAACAGCCTGACCactgctcttcctcctgccATTCACCTGCCTTTATTTCTCCTTGATTCTTTCACTAGAAACTCTCATCATTTCGCGTCTCGTCTCCCTCCCCGTCCGAACTGTCGGATGCAGGAACCTCCTCGTTTGAGCtgaattttttttccttttttttacgTGAGCGAATCACAAAGTGTTGGAATCTATTGCCTTTGTCTGACAAGTCATCCATCTCTATGCGAGGGATCTTTGggatgaaggggaggaggaggaggaggaggaggaggatggtggtggtggtggtggtggtggtggtggtgaggaggaggaggaggaggagggtgaggaggaggagggggaggaggaggaggggggtgatcGGTGGGGAGACTGCAGcttttagaaacacacacaaggagaaGGCTTTCATTCTCAGCCCAAAGCTTCGTTTAGGCACAGCCCATTCTCgaggagaggggggacagagaggtagTCTCGGCGTGTCCATGTTTGCTACTGTCATCTCCGCCCCTATCTGATTCAACGCGAGCCCGCCAGTCTTCAGCCAGCgtcaggaaggaggaaggattTTTTTGTTGGGTGGGCTGCCGCAGATTCGCGACCGGAGAAACCCGCGGGAGAGACTCGGCTATAACCACGGCCCCTCGACTTGAACCATGTCGTTTAAAGACAAATAACCGGGTGACCCGCTTTCGGCGCATGTTGCTGCTGGGACCCGTGAGCTCGGCACAGGCGTGGGTTGCGCTCTGCACCTGACAGACCCTCCGCACACCTTACACTCCGCGACCAGAGTTgtggggagaaaaaaacaacatcaacaacaaggGAGGAAAAACTTGGTAGTTTTTCGAGAGGTCCTCTCTGACCGAGTGCACCCTAAGGACACGTTACGCGCGGACTTGTTTTGAAGCTTTACGGTGAAGCATTTTTTTTACGTCTTTAAAGCTGAATTACCAAGGCGAAACGGCGACCTCAGTCGATTACCTGTCGTTCCTGTGCTATCCCATGGATATTCACTGCAAATCGGACCCCTTCTCGGCGATGCACCGTGAGTCGAGTCTTAGTTTGCCCCTGATTGTTTTCTGCATGAAACGCCTCTTTATCgtgttgttttaaataaatagatGTGTGGATGGAAAGATTGTTTGTGCATTTAGGTTTTGTAGTGGGACAGCGTGCTTCAGGCTGCATCTTATGTGTTTGCTTGCGCTATTATGTTATGTTCTATTTGGACACGTTTAAATTCGTTTTCGCTTATTTATCTCCGAAAAGTTTCAAAagaatgaaattaaaatgtttgAGTAACAGCCCAGGTTTCAGCCGACGTCTATTAAAATCCACTACACGGTGCAGCCCTAGGCTACTACATTGTTGAAAGATAGGGCATTTTAGTTTGGTGGTTTGAATAACTGTATCCCTGCATAGTTATACTATTTAAGCCTATCATTTGTAAAATAACCTGTGCTTCCACTTTATTGCTTGATGGTTAATGCAAATAGTAGCAAGCCAACTAGGCCTTTCAGAGAGTGTTACAGTTGGGAAACAATTGACTGTAAAAGCAAAAAGGAGCCCCCTATTTAAATACAATGTGTTCAATACCTCAGCTGGCCCTCTGAGGACGCACGGCTGTTTGCAGATTAATATAACCGTGTGAACGATCTCACCCCAAAAAGACGCATAATGTAGAGACCATGTTGAAAAATGAAGAACTGGGGGAAGGTGAACAAAATAGGAATAAAGAAAATGTAGgctatttttgtgtttttctacgCTATATTTGTAAAGCATACCAGTGCCCCGAGTAAATTATTTATCCCTTTTCATTCGCCCTATCGGCGTATGTAATATGAGTTATCAAAGctcattttaaattatttacaataattgtgcAAGGAAAATTAAACAGGTTGAAACGTAAGCTGGGACATGTGGTAAGGCTGCAGGGGACGTGGTGCTCAGGGAAGATATTGTCGACCTACACCGGTTCCCCCTCAGGAGAAGTGGGCATTAGTACGGGAGTTAATTTTTCAATAAACAACTATTTTAATGTGTACAATATCCTATatataaacatgtttttattcCTGAGAAAAGTCCTAAATTGGTACATACATTGGCTTTCATTGGGAGATcctcaaaataataataataatcatgataGGCTACCAACTgcaactattattattatttgattattatcattattattacaattattattattattattattattatacgatatgctgtgtgtttttatatagTTAGCGTGTCGACATgcgtataggcctatgtgtgtgtgcgggcataaatatatatttttatgaatAAGGTGATTTAAGCGCCCTGGTGTcgtctgtatgtatgtaatgTTGTATTTGTTCTTCCGTCCTGCTGTATCCCATGTAGGGCATGGCGGGGTGAACCAGCTCGGCGGGGTGTTTGTGAACGGCAGACCCCTGCCTGACGTCGTCAGGCAGCGGATAGTCGAGCTGGCCCACCAAGGGGTCAGGCCGTGTGACATCTCCCGACAACTGCGGGTCAGTCACGGCTGCGTCAGCAAAATCCTCGGCAGGTAAGGGACCCGGTCGTCCGCAGGCCCGTGCAGCAGACATAAATCTAATGTGCACACCCTGCTCTGTTTTAGCCTCGGTCATCGCTTATCGCTGgccatgctttttttttttttcatttttctttttgcttGAATACAGAAATTCTGTATCCAACATTTTATATCGATCACCCTCAGCATCCCTAGACAGATAGGTCTGGacctatatatctatatacatatattttaagaaaaaaaagcctgacaagaaaaatatataatttaatttaattccgTCCCAATGTTCAGTTCCTTCTATTATATTTTTAGGACcacagagataaagagataaTTGTTTGAAATATTTCTTTCAGCTATCAGAAGGGATTTCAGAGGTATTTTATTTCCTATATGTGGAATGTTTGTCACCAAAATGTACTAATAGGCCATGGTGGCATGTTGTGCATGCGATTAAAGCTCATGAGGACTGATAATACTTATGACTCCAACTTTCCTTCGTCTTTTCTCGACGGTATTTGTCCCTGGTCTTCTCATTGTCTATAGCCTTCCAAGTGTAATTATTAATTATAGTGTTGTTTGGAGAAAATAATTCGTCACTGTTCATTCATCCACTAACGCTTGAGAAACAGAAAATCTGCTTTTTGTTTTGAACGTAAACTGTTAGGTAAAGCCATCTCCCATCCGAGCAGATTATTAGGCTGCATACCTTCCTTTATCGGAGCAGCCTTGCACATGTAAAGAATATATATTCTGATCGTTTCTCTCCACTAATTAAAGTGATTTCATACCAGTGCACAGCGAAAACTCAATCGGacgataaaaaaaacagattgaACACCTTTTCTCGTGCCATTTAAGAACAGCTGTATATCGCCTTCATTCTTGCCATTATCTTCCTAAACAGGTACTACGAAACGGGCAGTATTAAACCCGGGGTCATTGGGGGCTCCAAACCAAAGGTCGCGACTCCCAAAGTAGTGGATAAAATAGCAGACTATAAACGACAGAACCCCACCATGTTCGCTTGGGAGATCCGGGACCGGCTCCTGGCGGAGGGGGTCTGCGATAACGACACCGTCCCGAGCGTCTCCTCCATCAACAGGTAGGTCCCCCGCGCCACCGGCCGCTGCTCCTTAACGCGTGGCCCCGAAAAACCAGTGTATCTGTATAGGGCCTCTGTCTAAGGCGCGCCCATGAATggaatccaacacacacatacacacccacacaaaaaaacacatacaatgaTACAATGGTATGGGGATGATGATTATAATAAAAGACAAAGACAGATTAATCATTCCGTAATTAAAAAGCGTTAATTGCCATGTGAAATAAATCCATTGAGCTGTGCGGTGGGTTGGAGTGAGGGGATAGGGCCATACCAAGAGCAGCTATTATTCGGGGTGGTCTCAGAAGTGCAATTCAATCCCCCCGCAGCCCCACCGCAGTCAGCACCGGGGATCTAAGGTTGAGGCCACGAAAATCACATCTGTCTCGATAAAAACGGATCGATAGCATGTAACCAGATCCAGCGGCAGAGGGAAACACCCGGCCCCGACCGCTCAATAGACGGACCACACTGCGCCAGAGAGGCGGGATGTTTTCCTGTGGCCGACACTCGCTTTGTTTTCACATGGGTGCCGCGTGGGACCCGGCAAACAAGCACCGAGTCAATGTGGACCCATGTACGATGGAATGAAGGTTATAGTCTACGACTCGGCTGCGTTTCGTTTGGCATTGTagcacattttttatttatgagaaaatatattttttaggtGCATAAATCGAATTGATATAaaagtagtaataataataataatataattatgatGGTTATTAGTAATAATATTACTATTGATAACAGGTCATTTTAGTTAATATCATTAAAATTAAATATCAATTCGGTTATTCCAGTTCCCTTCCTTCTCCAAGTGGAGCGAGACTCTCAGACCGGATATTTGGCGCgtgaaagcccccccccccccaacggacGTGCGCGAGGTGAAACAGCGCCATAGGCCTTCCGTGCGCGTGAGAGTTGTGAACTTTGGTTAGGAGGCAGCGTTCCATAGAGGTGGTCATCACCATTACATTTTAATGAGCTTGGGATGGATCACAACTCTACCCTCATAACACATTCTGGGAGAAAAACGACATTGTAAGAAAATCGTAGAAATTTGGgtgcaattaaaaaatatatttcaccATGGGTTCTGCTTTTCAACTCCTCTGCATGATTCGGGATAGGATATATTTAAGTTAAGAGGACAACACgtgtcttttattttgaaaatgcaTGACCCTTTTAAAGAAAAAAGTGTTAATTTAACGGGAACCTTTTTATTCTAACTCTACTTTAGCCTACTTTTTTGCCATACAGTGTGGAAAGCTATGTGATTTCTCATGCAATTTATGTTTGGGTTTCATGGAAAGGGGAAATAGAGGCCTCATTTGAATCAAAGTTAGCAAGTTAGACGTGTCAACTTAAATACTGCAAGTTAATTTTGCATTTCTATTCCATTATATTTTATAGACGTTTTGCAagttctatctttctatctatccatctttctatcaatctaaccatccatctatctatgcTCATTTTTCTCTACTTCTGAAAGGAGGAATATGTATACTTCAGTTGGGGTGGATGAGAATGGATAGaatagaaaaaagagagagagtcaggaaaTAAGCAAAAAAAGGACCCATTCTCGgtggtctctctgtggttggttCGAGGCAGTGACCTTTGCCCTCCTGACTAAAGAGGGTGTCCTGCgttaaacacattttcctttgcGTGAATTATTAAAGCGATTACACAGACAGTGCTTCGGCCGTTTGTTTGTTAGCCGCAGAAGAAGGAATGTCCatgcctgccacacacacacacacacacacacacacacacacacacacacacacacacacacacacacacacacacacacacacacacacacacacacaaccacacgcacgcacgcacgcacgcacgcacgcacgcacgcacgcacgcacgcacgcacgcacgcacgcacgcacgcacgcacgcacgcacgcacgcacgcacgcacgcacgcacgcacgcacacacacacacacacacacacacacacacacacacacacacacacacacacacacacacacacacacacacacacacacacacacacgtggagagAGGCAAGCCCAGGGTCCTAAGCGGCTTTCAATCATATTGATTCACATTTTAATATTTCTTTAGGGACTCTCAACTCCcttcctgcctcccccccctcccccccccccccgcccctccagcCCCCAGTAGCGACCACTATAGCCATCCAGGCCTACGTCGTTAATttcccctcccaccaccccgCCCCACGCCATCCAAATTGCTTATTCAATATCAACAACGTGGACTCGAAACAAAGTCCTTCAATTTACGAGCCCACCGGCCCCGCTATACTTCACGCGGTCGGCTAACCGCCTTGGTGAGATGTGGGGGAAATTCAAATCAAATATTGATATTGTGTGGATGTTGGTGCCTGCTAGTTTCTTACTTGGGGGCTGCCTGAAGCAGTGGCGGCAGCAGCGTTAGTAGTAGAGGACActtgagctggtggaggagaaggaaaacCCCCCGAGGGTGTTAACCCATACCTGTCCCATTCAGGATGGAGAGCCTGGATGCTGCATGCACTATACAATGTAAAGTATTAAAACGTGAGCGGCCGGGGGTCGAGGAGGCTGTCGTTTTTTAGCCTCTGGTTGGGATGGGCGGGAGACCCGGGAGATAGTTAGAATTTGGGATTTGGATGTTGTTTAGTAATCGCGTATCTGTCAATCAAAGGGTAATCCTAGCGCTGGTATTACAATATCTTCCCATGGGATCGATTGCGTTTGAGTTAATTTACAGCAAGTCCTGACACTGAATTAATCTTTTGTTTAAATAATTAGAAGTATGGAGAATGATATAAAAAAAGGAGAtccctgtaggcctatatataaaatatataatacagcTCTATATTATTTTGCATTGAATAAAAATTTGATCCCATGAAACGCCCCAAACTATATTTAGAAATCGTGTTTTAAATCTTTGATAATCACAAGGGAAAACATTGGAATCCGGATTACCATGTTTCCTATCTGTTGTAAACCGTATTATATATCGCTCATGATTTGCATTGGTTGTTTCTCTCATGGCTGCCGACCTAATCGATAGACTCGGATCCTGAGTTAACTATAGAGGCTCTGGCCGGCTGGCCGAGTGATCCACTCAAACACTGATCCAACCTCCACACATCTGCCCCCTGTGGTTAGAGATGTGGATATGAGAGAGAACAgcgactgagagacagagagcgagggtgggagagagtggggagagagagggagagagagagagagagagagagagagagagagagacagagagagagagagagagagagagagagagagagagagagagagagagagagagagcatggatgaggagagaggaaagtggGGAATAAAAGATCAGGTTTGAGAGAGATGGGGaacaggaataaaaaaaaaagggagagagaggagagaagaaaagagagaggagcggGCGAGGGACATTATTAGAGCCGGCCAGGTAGACCCACTGAAGCCCATCATTGAGGTGAATTGGTGTGATTTCATGCTTTGTTTGCAAGATCATTCAGTCCAAAGTGCAATGAAGACACCCTTTATATCACATCTCTGCCGTGTGGGGAGTTTATCATATCACGGACCCCAGAACGGAGCCGGATTGAATCCACAATCACAGCGTCggcgggggaaggggggggacaTCCCTCCATTCAGCCCCCTCACAGGAGGGGACAGATTACCCCTAATGCCCCAAGATTGGTTATTTGTGACAGGTACCCCAGCTATAccaacccccgccccccttctTGCGATGGGAGCGCTTGTACACACGTTTGGGGCATAAAGTGGACTTGATGTGCCACATTTAAGAGTACCACACGTAGCTGTTTCCCCGGCCCCAGGCCTCGGGGCCCAGGGGGGCCCCTACGCCATGTACCCAACAGTGTGAGCTCTCCATACGGGGCGCATTGATTAACCCCTGCACTGCTGTCGCTCTCCTCAACAGGATTATCCGCACCAAGGTCCAGCAGCCCTTCCACCCGTCCCCGGACGGCTCCATCACCCCGCTGTCCCCGCCCGGACACACCATAGGTGAGGGAGGCCGGCTGTTGAGACGGGATGTGGTCACATGACCTGGTGATGTGGTTGCGTGACCGTGGTGACGTGGCCGTGTGAAACGATGTGTTGAATGTTGCTAATGCAGAGAGCGAGCGCAGTATGGGTGCATGTAGGTGCAAGTTACacggtattgtgtgtgtgtgtgtgtgtgtgtgtgtgtgtgtgtgtgtgtgtgtgtgtgtgtgtgcgtgtgtgtttgtgtatgtgtgtgtgtgtgtgtttgtgtgtgtgtgtgtgtgtgtttgagcaattCACGTGAACATTGAGGCGTGTACAGTTTTATGAACACAGGCACAGATGGGTGGGTAGGAAGCCATGCATGgctatatgcacacacacatccgctaCACACATACGttttgtgcgcacacacacacacacacacacacacacgtgtatctcgtgcagacacacactaaaCGGCCAAACTTTCTTCATTAGTGCCCAACACAGCCTCCCCGCCTGTTACGAGCGCGTCCAACGATCCCGTCGGTTCCTACTCCATCAACGGCATCCTGGGTATCCCTCGCTCCAACGGGGAGAAGAGGAAACGAGACGAAGGTAAGAGAGacaccaactctctctctctaatattGTCCCTCGCCCCCTCACTCTTTTCTTCTCTCCACTCCTATTTTTTATTCCGGTTCCCCATCAGTCTCCAACCTGATCTTTTATTCCCCACTTTCCTCCCtccttattttctctctctctctctctctctctctctctctctctctctctctctctctctctctctctctcgctctctctctctctctctctctctctctctctctctatctctattatTTTAattctctctatcgctcttaTCTCCCCATGGTCTCCTagttttcggtgtgtgtgtttggaaacCAAAAAAAGTGGCATTGACGACTGCAGCACTGcagccgagtgtgtgtgtacatgtgtatgtgtgtccatgtgtctgtgtgcgtgtgtgtctgtgtgtgtgtgcatgtgtgtccgtgtgtgtgtgtcaatgtgtgtgtgtgtgtgtgtgtgtgtgtgtgtgtgtgtgtgtgtgtgtgtgtgtgtgtgtgtgtgtgtgtgtgtgtgtgtgtgtgtgtgtgtgtgtgtgtgtgtgtgtgtgtgtgtctgtgtgtgtgtgtgttctgtctccAGTGACTTGTTATGTTGTACAACAGACGAGGGCAGTGTTGAGAGTGTTGTGATTCAATCAGCTTTTAGATGACTTACGTTTTACTACACGCCCACAGAGCTGCATCTCAATTTTTATACCCGCGCCTCCAACCTACTCTAGATATCACACATAGCTGTCATAAAACCCTAATCCCCCTTGGCAAGGCATCAGTGCTGGAGCTCTTATTCCTACAGAGAGAAAGTGGAAAAAGGCAGacgtttttattttcattatttttttggaGTTTAGATTCTCTCTCTTTTCGAACCTATCCATAAGAATCGCTCACCTAAATTTAAACCACAACATTTTCTCATTTACCCGTCTTACGTTTCTGTGGTGCGGTGCTCCACTATGTTTTTGAAGAATTGTTTAAGCAAGGCGGTCAGAGGGACGAAATGTACAGCCCTGGCAGGGTGCTAAGTAAGTAGGCCTGGATGTTTACAGAGCAGCGCAAAGCCGATCCGGCCCCAGCCAGTATTTCCTCATTCCAAGGCGAGTGGAGTGAGTGGATACACTGCCCGGGGGCTAATAGATTATCGGTTGTGCAAACAATTGGCTTTTTTAATGCCTATGAATTAACATGTCCCTGGTGGGGGCCCGAACAGGTGTAGGAACAGACCGGTGGAGGCAgggcggtgctggtggtggtggtggtggggggggggagggggtactgtgtgtgtgtgtgtgtgtgtgtgtgtgtgtgtgtgtgtgtgtgtgtgtgtgtgtgtgtgtgtgtgtgtgtgtgtgtgtgtgtgtgtgtgtgtgtgtgtgtgtgtgtgtgtgtgtgtgtgtgtagtgtgaatcGGTGCGGCTGTTATATGCTTGAACGTTGTCATTAAAAACATTAATTTCTTGTTGAAAGAATGAATTGTTGCTTGAGAAAAACGTACATTCTAGTCATAAAGCATTCATTGTTATTAAAGTTGTCGATTCAATTTGTTGTTTAGGAGCAGTCATCTAAACAGGCTTCTTGCTTCTCTTCTGTTTTTGTGTCTTTAGTGCTCTGGAGTGGAAACCACTTGGATGGAAGGAAAATAGGACATTGTAAGTTGAAGCTCCGTTTACGTTGTTCCACTCTATCAGACAGAGCGCCCTATATTCTCCCCTCTGATGCGAACGGACTGCTGATTTAAATGTGTCAGATTATGCATGATTAATAGGAAATGTgcaaataattgtatattttcttaCAAACTTTTTTCCCCCATATAGTTAAATATAAGTTTAATATTTAGTAATACAGTCTTTGGTGCATCTAAAGCAGCATTTTACCAAGACAAGAATGACAATTTGACTAAGAAATTGTATTTAATGACgcatttattttttgggggtaATATATGCTTGTGTATTACACACATGCCTGTGtgtaatacattattatttCTAACTTATCCATTTGAACAGCATTGTATTTTCCATACAATTTGCTGATGTTTCTAACCTAACGCCACTGCTGCTAGCCTCCATCTTGGATCTTGGTTTGGTGCCAGTGGTGCTGAAGGCCCCCTTAGTTATTTGAGCATAACTGTTAAATCTCCCCAAAGTCACACAGGCGGTGGTGGGACCGCAACAAGGCCCTCTCTCAGTTCCAGGTTAGACGCAGCACAAAAGAgcgcctgtgtgtttgtcacacACAGGGCTTTACCTTTACCGGCATTCATCCACTCTTACTCTTACTCTTACTTAAGTACAGAGAGAAACCGGGGCTTACAACTGACGAAATACACAAACCTTACTGGACGAACATGTCCAATATACCCGACTCAAAACCGGATAAAACATTAGAATTCTTCCCTGGGCGTTGTAGGGAGCGTTCCCAAAAGCTAGTGAGACGCGATACACACTTTGAGTGTGGCTGGAGTCAGCCATTGCCCTTTGAGGAAGAAAGAAGGTCCCCATTACGCCAGGGCTGAGGAGATAATGTAGTGTGACACGCGCTGTGTACACTTGGCCCCGTAAGGCCGGCTCCAGGGACACAGGTGCCATAAGAGCCATTAATCTGTCCTTGTCATGTGTTATTGCAAATTAAAAGTAGCATGTTACACTGGACAGCTtcgagagagagtggaagagagagatcgagagagcgagagagatctaGATTCAAGTGTAAGTGAGAATGTGTGTACTTATGGGAGTGCTTCTGTAAATACGTGTACATGGAAGGAAAATGGAAGGTTTACATTTTGCCCAAAAAAAGGCTTAATGGAAACAGAGCAAGGGTTAGTTTGAGAATATCTAAGATTTCGTATTTATGTGTATGTAacgacgcgtgtgtgtgtgcgtgtgtgtttgtgtgtgtgtgtgtctgtgtgcgtgcgtgtggtgtgtgtgtgtgtgtgtgtgtgtgtgcgtgtgcattctcCGTTTCCGGGTTGCTTCTTGCACACGGGTAGCATATAGTGACATTTAGACACATTTTCAATTCTGCGGAGGAAAGCTATTAATTCACAAATTAACATCTTACCCCTCCTTGCGTCTATCTTGGATGTGCAAGCCATCGAAAAGACAAAGGAAATAGCCTTAagggggaacgagagagagagagagagcttcgcCGCTATCTGCGGAGAGATTGGCTTGCATGTCTGCGAGCAGCGATACCAATTACGCTAGCGCTGGGAGAACGCGCCTCAGTGCACGCCTCACCCCACCACCCGATGCCCacccgcagcccccccccccacaacacacccctcccccaccccaccgtaCCACCACAACCAGCCTCATTCCCCGCCCACTCCAAAGTGAATCTATCCATAGCCAGATTTATTTGTGTATCTCATTACAGGAAATGGAATGTTGTCCCTGCCAAATGCATTAATAGTAAAGTGGGGGAAATTAGCCTGTTGTGAGGTAcgcactcattctctctctctctctctctctctctctctctctctctctctctctctctctctctctctctctctctctctctctctctctccccctctctctctctccccctctccctctccctttccctctctttctttctgtcgctgcctctctccctccttcccctctcgcTCAGTCATTTATACCTACACTGGCAATGGAAGCCAAGTGCAGACGCAGAGGATTGGGTGACAACTTCCTCTTGAATAAAACGCCTAAGAAGTCGGGCCCGAAGTCGTTCGATATTGCTTTTGAATTATCAATGCAATTTTTCTTTAATACTTAAGAGTTCGGAG harbors:
- the pax2a gene encoding paired box protein Pax-2a isoform X5; this translates as MDIHCKSDPFSAMHRHGGVNQLGGVFVNGRPLPDVVRQRIVELAHQGVRPCDISRQLRVSHGCVSKILGRYYETGSIKPGVIGGSKPKVATPKVVDKIADYKRQNPTMFAWEIRDRLLAEGVCDNDTVPSVSSINRIIRTKVQQPFHPSPDGSITPLSPPGHTIVPNTASPPVTSASNDPVGSYSINGILGIPRSNGEKRKRDEDGSDGSGPGSDSQGSVESLRKHLRADAFTQQQLEALDRVFERPSYPDVFPTSEHIKPEQANEYSLPSHPGHDEAKPSLSSSASSDLASSVSQTYSVVTGRDMASTTLPGYPPHVPPTGQGSYPTSTLAGMVPGGDFSGNPYSHPQYTTYNEAWRFSNPALLSSPYYYSAASRGSAPPTAATAYDRH
- the pax2a gene encoding paired box protein Pax-2a isoform X6 encodes the protein MDIHCKSDPFSAMHPGHGGVNQLGGVFVNGRPLPDVVRQRIVELAHQGVRPCDISRQLRVSHGCVSKILGRYYETGSIKPGVIGGSKPKVATPKVVDKIADYKRQNPTMFAWEIRDRLLAEGVCDNDTVPSVSSINRIIRTKVQQPFHPSPDGSITPLSPPGHTIVPNTASPPVTSASNDPVGSYSINGILGIPRSNGEKRKRDEDGSDGSGPGSDSQGSVESLRKHLRADAFTQQQLEALDRVFERPSYPDVFPTSEHIKPEQANEYSLPSHPGHDEAKPSLSSSASSDLASSVSQTYSVVTGRDMASTTLPGYPPHVPPTGQGSYPTSTLAGMVPGGDFSGNPYSHPQYTTYNEAWRFSNPALLSSPYYYSAASRGSAPPTAATAYDRH
- the pax2a gene encoding paired box protein Pax-2a isoform X3; amino-acid sequence: MDIHCKSDPFSAMHPGHGGVNQLGGVFVNGRPLPDVVRQRIVELAHQGVRPCDISRQLRVSHGCVSKILGRYYETGSIKPGVIGGSKPKVATPKVVDKIADYKRQNPTMFAWEIRDRLLAEGVCDNDTVPSVSSINRIIRTKVQQPFHPSPDGSITPLSPPGHTIVPNTASPPVTSASNDPVGSYSINGILGIPRSNGEKRKRDEDGSDGSGPGSDSQGSVESLRKHLRADAFTQQQLEALDRVFERPSYPDVFPTSEHIKPEQANEYSLPSHPGHDEAKPSLSSSASSDLASSVSQTYSVVTGRDMASTTLPGYPPHVPPTGQGSYPTSTLAGMVPGGDFSGNPYSHPQYTTYNEAWRFSNPALLMPRPVAQHHPLLPRPMTATSYHGDRYKLQGHGYGPHIVPV
- the pax2a gene encoding paired box protein Pax-2a isoform X1 gives rise to the protein MDIHCKSDPFSAMHLSHVGHGGVNQLGGVFVNGRPLPDVVRQRIVELAHQGVRPCDISRQLRVSHGCVSKILGRYYETGSIKPGVIGGSKPKVATPKVVDKIADYKRQNPTMFAWEIRDRLLAEGVCDNDTVPSVSSINRIIRTKVQQPFHPSPDGSITPLSPPGHTIVPNTASPPVTSASNDPVGSYSINGILGIPRSNGEKRKRDEVLWSGNHLDGRKIGHYGSDGSGPGSDSQGSVESLRKHLRADAFTQQQLEALDRVFERPSYPDVFPTSEHIKPEQANEYSLPSHPGHDEAKPSLSSSASSDLASSVSQTYSVVTGRDMASTTLPGYPPHVPPTGQGSYPTSTLAGMVPGGDFSGNPYSHPQYTTYNEAWRFSNPALLSSPYYYSAASRGSAPPTAATAYDRH
- the pax2a gene encoding paired box protein Pax-2a isoform X4, producing MDIHCKSDPFSAMHLSHVGHGGVNQLGGVFVNGRPLPDVVRQRIVELAHQGVRPCDISRQLRVSHGCVSKILGRYYETGSIKPGVIGGSKPKVATPKVVDKIADYKRQNPTMFAWEIRDRLLAEGVCDNDTVPSVSSINRIIRTKVQQPFHPSPDGSITPLSPPGHTIVPNTASPPVTSASNDPVGSYSINGILGIPRSNGEKRKRDEDGSDGSGPGSDSQGSVESLRKHLRADAFTQQQLEALDRVFERPSYPDVFPTSEHIKPEQANEYSLPSHPGHDEAKPSLSSSASSDLASSVSQTYSVVTGRDMASTTLPGYPPHVPPTGQGSYPTSTLAGMVPGGDFSGNPYSHPQYTTYNEAWRFSNPALLSSPYYYSAASRGSAPPTAATAYDRH
- the pax2a gene encoding paired box protein Pax-2a isoform X2, with amino-acid sequence MDIHCKSDPFSAMHRHGGVNQLGGVFVNGRPLPDVVRQRIVELAHQGVRPCDISRQLRVSHGCVSKILGRYYETGSIKPGVIGGSKPKVATPKVVDKIADYKRQNPTMFAWEIRDRLLAEGVCDNDTVPSVSSINRIIRTKVQQPFHPSPDGSITPLSPPGHTIVPNTASPPVTSASNDPVGSYSINGILGIPRSNGEKRKRDEVLWSGNHLDGRKIGHYGSDGSGPGSDSQGSVESLRKHLRADAFTQQQLEALDRVFERPSYPDVFPTSEHIKPEQANEYSLPSHPGHDEAKPSLSSSASSDLASSVSQTYSVVTGRDMASTTLPGYPPHVPPTGQGSYPTSTLAGMVPGGDFSGNPYSHPQYTTYNEAWRFSNPALLSSPYYYSAASRGSAPPTAATAYDRH